The DNA window agaagggggaaatgagTCTGTAGAGAGCTTGGTGTGAGACCCAACTGAATTATATCATCCCAAGAGCATTTCTAGATGAGACCAGAAGGCGGATCTGTCACCGTTTTCTAAAGTGATAAAGTATATCAGTGGCAGTAGCATCAATGCATTTGGACTCAAAGTGGCCACAAAAGAAATCCGAGGGCAGTGAAACACTTTTGGGAGCATTGAGGGATTAGAGAGAGAACCGAAGGTGGTTAAGTATGAAGCATACAcagaaatatggaaaagaaatgtTAGGATGAGCAACACAGAATCTATGACTGGAGGGGAATCCTGAGGTCATCCAGCACAGTCTCCACCTCAGCAGGAgtccctttgtatctccagcatgtGATAATCTTGATGATCCCTTACTAACAGGAGAACTGCTATCAATTGGGGCAGCCCCATTCTGTTTCATTCCTGAACAGCTCTCataggaatttttttctctctatcaaGGAAAAATCTGCTTCTACCTCTGCCTCCTATTTGTGTCCTCTGTGATCACAGCTGATGCATTGAACCCTTTGCCACCTGTGGCTCACTGTTATGGTAAAACCTTAGCATCTAGGCCAAGAGCCTCTAGAAAAATGATTTTGGACCTAGAATTTAACCTTGTTGGTCATCTAGGCCAACTTGTTTATATATAGATGGAAAATTGAAAtcgtcttcccctcccccccaatattGTGACCCACCCAAGCAACAATAATAGTGTGAACTTGTACCTTTGGACTCCAAATTGAGCAGTATTTTTACTGTAAAAGTCATCTTTTATAATGCTTTTAAAACGCTTGTGTCATTTTATATCTTCCAGAGCATATTCATTGGTCCTTAAAGCAACCCCATAGATGTTGCAAGGTGTTACAATTCCCCATGTTATATATATGGAatgtgtggtatagtagaaaaatcCCTAGACTTAAGATCAGAAGATAATGGGTTCAGAGCCTGACACTACTCATGCCCTTTGGCAAGCCAAGTAATTTTTCTGAGCCTACCTAACTTAGAGGATTGTTCtaggggtcaaatgagataacgcaTAAATTATTTATGACAGAGTGGGAAAGTTACTAAGTATTAATGTATGCACATGAAGAATTTGTTGTATCTtaagtttgtattttttcttggCTCTTCTAGATCAAGACTGATACAGTTCTTGTATTATGCAAAAAGAAGCAGGAACAGAAATGGGATTATTTGACCCAGGTGGAAAAAGAATGCAAAGAGAAGGAGTGAGTGTTCTTTCTTATATTTCAAGAATTGCAACTTAGATAATTGTAAAAAATGATTGTGTCGTGGACTACTGACACTTTGAAGTTTTTGCAGAGTGGTTTTTGGGCTAACCTGACTTTTAGGGGGCTAATCAAGGTTACTTTCTTTAAGATTTGCTTCTTCTCTATTGTCAAAGCAGATCCTGAGGAAAGCATGTGGCTGGGAGGTGATATTTACGGTgcctgtgtgcatgcatgtgtagaCACAGATGTATCATCCTCCATTGTCTTAAAGTGATGAATTTTAACTAAGCTAGCCAGCCACCCTGTCCTGTGGCCCAGCTAGCTAGAGTTTGGGAAGAGTCTTAAGTTACCCAAGCTTGGCCTTTTAGAGCACTCTGTTTTAACTGGATTGTTTAACTGGCCCAAATGTATGTAGGACatacagatttttcttttctgatttgaTATTTGTTAATTGCAGGGAAGCTTTGTTGTAaagctttattccttttttttctacagAAAATCTTCCTTTGATAATGACACAGATCCCAGTGAGGGGCTGATGaatgttttgaagaaaatttATGAAGATGGAGATGATGAAATGAAGAGAACTATTAATAAAGCCTGGGTAGAGTCAAGGGAGAAACAAGCCAAAGGAGAGAGCGAATTTTGAGACAAAAGTCCTTTCAGCCATCCATGTGGAAATATCCTTTCCAATAAGGAACTGTTGATGAGCTGCACAGATGCATTTGACAAGTATATTGTTTACACAGCCTTCTTCCAAGCAAAGACCACGAACTCTTTCCATTTCATGCTGGaggatttatttaaaataaaatatgcttattTTAAAACACTTCTTTCAAGGAAGGTTGCCTTAGTGCCCTGGTTTTTGTGTGCAAAGAAAGGGTCATTGTTTCCTTACTTCGATGTCAAAAAAAGTCTTGCTAATTATCTCTGGTGTTCATCTGCACAATTAAGGGGGGTTGAACCTATGTTCAAAATAATCTTGCTTTTCCTTCAAAGTTGGCATGGACGTTTAGTCTTGAGTCTTTCAACTTGAAATTTTAGGAGGAATGGGTATATAACTTGAGAGGTGTGAGCCTGTGTTAATGGGCTGTGGTATATGTTGACCTTGCTCCTTAAGGAACAAGGAGGGGGAATACTCAGTTACTGTTATAATTGGTATAAAGAGCATTTGATTGAAGTTAAAAAGATTAATTTAGTAACTAGGCGTTACCACGAGGCATGTCTACATTAGAGAATTACTTGAAAATATACTAAAAATTCAAACAATTCACAACTGAGTGAGCAAATAAGCCTAGAGTGGTGAGAACTAATCTCAGATTCCTCCTGAATTTAGCAgttaataacagtaataaaataaagagaaaacaaccagcaatctttgtctttttttttcattattaactTCTAGAAGTTATCTATAGAAGAGGAATATAACAGTAAAAATTTAATCTAATTCTTTGGGAAAATGttggaaaatttattttaaaatttcttatttccttaagttagttataaatggaaaaaattaaagtaattctcCTGGGGACAAAAGTTTCCAACACCTAAATATAGGAATATAGGAATATAGTAATAATATAGGAACCTCTATCCCAACCTCTGCTCATTTAAACAGAAATGCTATTTAAATacaattaatattcattaaatgcttttgaCAACAGCAATTCTTTGAGCTAGGGTAGTAAAAGTGTTATACTTAATCTGCAGTGAAAAAAATAGTAACTTCCAAGTGGGGCCTTGAGCCCATGTTTACTATACCATATTACGTAAGAATCAGTAGCAAAACTGGGGACTTGatatctttccttttcctgtttgttGGTGCTTTTAATAAATTTCACTGAGGGACTCTCTTGTTCTCCATTCTGCATTCGAGACCTGGTTCCCTAGCCACCTTTTCTGGCTTTGGTAgcatatttatatgaatataccccatctcttccttcccctcaacATACATGGTGGGGGAGATGGAATACTCCTTTACTCTCCATTGCCACTCTGAGGCTCTCCCTCTACCACCATTATTCAGTAACATCTTTGAGGTTCATACAATCCATACTTACCATCCAATCAAGACTTGTTGGCTATAGCTATAGCCTAATGACCTCCAGGACACTGCTTCAATGAGTTTAGTACCTGGTTCATAATCTTTGTCCTTTGCAACTCATATCACAGGACTTCCACATACTAATACAACCTAAACTTTCAGTTCCTCAACTTACCCTTTCCCCTTGCCCTGTACTCCAAATCAGCCACACACAGAAATGATCATATTCTTGATCTAGCTCTCAAAGTCTCTTGGTCCTTTATTCTATTGAAGATGTTGCCCTGCCAAAACTCAGGCAACCATCTGCTGCCTTCCTACTCCTACTACAGAATGAAGAAAATCACAACCATGctaactgggtccactacaaatgtaTTTTACGTAACCATAACCGGTCCTTTATTGCAGCAAGGCAGTCCTTTTACTACACCTCATCTTCCCAATGACTACAGTGGCTGCTACAAGCCTTTTCATCCCGCTTTAAAATACCCATGGCTTCCCCCTACTTTCGCTCTCTCAACTGAGGACCCTGCCttgtatttcactgaaaaaatggaGTCCTTTGGAGAaaagctcccttttctccctgctTATTTTATATCAGAATCCTACCTGGATCTACTCCACCCATCTCCCACGAAGAGGTGGTCCATTGTTCTTAACCAAGGCAAATGTGtacaagtgatcccatttcatCCTATCTCCAGCAGACTGCTTCCTCTATTATCCCCACTCTCACTTgcctttgtaaggggctaaaattctacctagtctgtctaaaatgtctaatgagtagtcgccaataaattataagctttaacaagagtttagacttaagcatttgttaaggagaataagaatttggtaaagagagagaaagaggcctagatgcctacatctatctaagGGAGCGCTCATTTTAGCTTCGttctccacgagagtcctcacAAGAGaatgagccacacctccttcatcccacaagtctcctgtgaaactgggaacatcccctccactcacacacatctccaagctaattggctgctaGTCTTGATagcacccacgagcaaatgtcacttcctgatgacaAAGAaagcttgccctcagatgccttttcctcatggcggagctttcctacactTTCAATCATTCCTTGTCTACTGACTGCCTCtccactgcctacaaacatgcccatgtctccctgGTCCTCAAAAAGCCCTCGTCTGAGAGTGCAGGGGAAAtgaaacccttccctcttcttaactttcctattactacagagggcaccatcatcctttcAGCCCGCAGGCTTGTAACCTCGGCTTTATCCTCAGTACTTCTCTCACCCTctgtatccaatctgttgctagctcctgtcatttctacctttgtagcGCTTCTCATACACACTCTCTGCTTTCCTCTGATGATGGCCTTCATTACCTCATGACGAGACTATTGCAATGATCTCCCTGCAAGACTGCCTGCTACTCCATGTAACCAccaaagtgcagatctgaccatgttgccTCCAGTGGTAGCCCTCTACtacttccaagatcaaatgtACAATCTGTGGCACTTACaatccttcataatctggctccttCACATCTTTCCAACCTTCTTTCACCTACTCTGTACCCTCtaactcaggggcagctgggtggtgcagtgggtagcactgactctgaagtcaggaagacctgagttaaaatctaacctcagccacttactagctgcatgaccctgggcaagtcacttcactccaattaccttaaacatccggggccatctccagatgatcttgccactggacccagatggctctggaggagagtgagggtggtgaccttgctcagccctccctcacttaaaatttaattcagtgcaagtcatgacattgtaaaaaattataactgtacttatatgaaaaattttagaaaaattataattgggccgcaAATCtcatctgggtcaccattcaaatgtgaaaatattttattaacttcttgcctaatttggggggcctaatcttactggaggactaatctgtggacttttgactgtcttggctatctgactgctattaatttaggatgggctgtttaaaaatttctccatattgctcccaaattgataagcaaatgattaagaggcctcttaattaaataatcaaagcagaatttatttataaaaatcaatgtaaatgataaaggttaagaaatgcaaattatacaacctgtctgcttttaatataagggccttgccacctcttgccttagggtatgctccagctttctccaactttcactctctttctccttcactccagttccctgcttcacttttactgctccactcctttcttctaactccaagcccctttcactttgtcgacctcCCTGAAAAAGCACCTTAGagtcctcacctctgttgccaaccccttGGCATCTCTAGCGTCTCTGTATTGTagcccttccttgctttctccaacctcctataccctctcctgttctcttaatcttccagccttTCCCAACCTCCGACGTCTGCCTCCCTTTGTCTCGTCAGCCCTGctttttattaacctgctctcaGGTGAAATTCGGGGCTGGCTGCTCCCAGGGCCAGCCAAGCCTGTGCTCCCAGTCGGAGTTGGAGGCTGGGTTTTTGTGCGCCTCCCGCTGTGTGCACGGCCTGGGGTTTTTCATCCGCACAGTTTAGCCCAGCTCAGAGGCGCCCCCACAGCTGAAACAGAGTGGGAGGGGAAGCTCTGCTTGTGGATCTTGAGGCTAATTTCAACGCCCACATCTATCAAGGTCTTCTGAAAACTGAAGGACAAATAATGACCTTATAATCCAATGAGTGACTGGCTTTCTTGCGGCTTCTTGAACAAgttactccatctcccaactgaAGACATTTTCACTGTTGTCTCTCATGTCTGAACTCTTACCCCACCCTCCATCTCTCTTCACCTTGGGGCTTTCCAGGTCCTCCTTCACCTTGGTGCCATTCTTCCAAGagtatctccagtttatcctgcatatatcttgtttgtacgtTTTCTCCCCCATTGAACTGTGAGGCCCTTGGATATAAAATGACTTCCCTACCCCCTTTTCTGTACCCCCAGTATTAAggcaatgtctggcacataataaggtgcttactaaatgctagtTGACCTGATTTGACTACAGCTTACTGGGACCTACCAGAGTTTGTGCTCTATTAGCAGAGCCTTCCAAAATTGAGGctccttcccctccacttcaAGCAGCAAGGTTTTAGTTTACTTTTGCTTTAAACCAAgcagaaataaagtaaaacacaAACAATTTTCTTCACATCAAAATCCTTTTTCTTTACCAGTAGTAACAAGTTCAATTACACGAAAACAATTCAGTCACAGACCATGTCCTACACAGATTTCTACAATATCAAGATTTTCCCTGCTAAAAAAATCAACTTGTTTATTCATGATGGTGGTCACATGCCTTAACGTCAATGCCAAACAATCAAGCACAGTGTGTCTTTGCAGTAATTAAGTGCTAGAGTAAGTGCATTCACCACATTGCTCTCAGGACCCCAGAGAGTTGGCCGTGATCAGCAAGATGCCGGAAGACAATCCTGCTGAGCCGCCAGCGCCTCTTCACACCCCGGGGGCGAGATGTCATAACACAACGATTTCTTATCCGGACAGGACAGCTATCTCTGGGAAGAGCAGCAATTTCCTGATCTGCTACTTCctaggagaaaaaaagacagtatTATTGTCTAATTCTTACTCGGGAGTACCAGCAGTCTGTGTGAATTTTGGAATGAAGGTTAAGCTCTTTCTTAGGCATTTACTCTGATTCTCACAGGatctcagaattgaaagggaaCTTGGATATCCGTCATCTAGTCCAGCCAGTAACTAAGAATCCTCTGACCCTGAGAGAGGGTCTTTCAgcctccacttgaagacctccTACAAGGATGTGACTACCTCTTGAGGCAACTCATTGCATTTATGAACAGTTCTAATTATTCAGAAGCTTTTCCTCAGAATGAGTGGATGCTCACCTCTGCAGCTTCTGAAACTCAATGTTTGGGACAGTATTTAGTCATCACAAGCTTGttagttcatctgtaaaatgaggggcttgaactACATGGCCTCTGCTGTTCTTTCTAGCTCTCCATCTGGTTCTACGTTCTGGAATCAAATGCAACAAATCTAAGTAACTCTCCTCCAGGAGAAGTCTTTAAATACTTAACAGACACCCTGCCCTGCCCTCTCTGCAGCCTTTCATGCTGCCTGTCCATCACCCTCTTCCTGACATTCTCTAGatttttgtgacattgctctctcctgtttctccttctACCAGTCTGaccattcctccctctcctctgctggatcttcatccaggtctcactcactcactcactcaccatGGGTATCCATTCCCCAAGGCTGTTTTGTGCCATTTTCCCCTTCCGTACTATTTTGCTTAGTGTTTAGATTAGTTCCTATGGATTCAGctctcatctctatgcagatgattgtCAGATCTGGTTATCTAgcctctctcctgacttccaacTGCCTTGTAGACATCCCTGGATGTCTCTTTTAtctcttaaactcaatatgttcaaaacttAATTCATTAACTTTCCtccttatccccctcccctcttcttaatGTTCCTATTACTTGGTCCCTTCCTACCCAGTCTTACATCTTTTAAgtactctatgatccaatgagcatctccatctcctggtttACATGACTTCAGTCACCAATAAAATCCCACCATTGGTAAGAAGCTTTTCCAGGACCTCTTTAACCGTAGTCTCTTCACTTCAATAGTATTTCCAGTTtcttctgtatatagcttgtttgtacatagttgtttacatgttgtctcccccattagattgtaagttcctgagagcagggaccttttttgcctttctttgtatccccaatacttagtacaatgcctggcatcagcatacacttaataaatgcttcttgactgactgatagGAACTGTTGTCTATTCACATTTTTCCcatcatatatatttgtttgtttgtttgtttgcttgcttgtttggttttttctgcagggcaatgagggttaagtgacttgcccagggtcacacagctagtaagtgtcaagtgtctgaggccagatttgaactcaggtactcctgactccagggctggtgttctatccacttcgacacctagctgcccacgatCATATTCTTTTGAAGTTGATTTTATCAACCCTACCGAAgagctttacatttatctctattaatgAAGTTAAGCCAGACTAGGTTCGCTTCTATGTAGAATTAAGCCCAGCACTTAACCACAGAACAGGATTTGCCTTGGTGTGGAAAGAAGTCAATCATAGGCAATTTTTAAACCCAACACACTGATTTCCCAAAGAGACAAACTTGAGTTAGTAAAGACAGAAACGaggttatctctctctctctcacacacacacacacacatattgtgtatctgtgtttgtatatatatatgtatatatatacacacacatatatatatacacacatacatttacgtatatacatacacatacatacctatctatctatctctctatttctatctcttcctcctttccttttcttttatcacATGAGTAGTGCTTCTGGATGTTAGGTACACTGTACAAAATGACAGAGAGAAACGGCCAGTTTCTAGCCTCAAGCTTTTTGGcatctgctctttttttttgttttgttttgttttgcagggcaatgagggttaagtgacttgcccagggtcacacagctagtaagtgtcaagtgtctgaggctgaatttgaactcaggtcctcctgaatccaaggtcagtgctttatccacttcgccacctagctgcccccagcatccgCTCTTTTAATCTACAGGTTGGTCATATTTTTCAAAGCTATTTCTGTATTGGGATGGGGCGGTTTCTGTCAGATGAACTGTAGTGAAGAAGGGACAACAAAGCTCCAATTTGCCAAGTATCTCTGAGGCTTCTTGTACTTATTTCATAGTGATCCCTCTGTTGGGATTTGTACGGAATACAAAAGTTTAAAACAATGCCTGTCCTCAAGAATCATATAACCTTTTTGAGGAGACACAAAAGTTGTGTCAGACCTTCAGAGAATAATAAAAGGTCATAGGGGAGATTACTGAGCCACAGGACAAGGATATGGCTCATGGATATGTACCTTGAATGATAGACAGGAAGTCTCATGGGTGTCTCAGGGTTGATAAGTGCTAAGTCAGGGAAAAAATAAGTGCTAAGTCGAGTAGTCCTCAAGATACACCAGGGCCCGCCAATTCTCAGGGTAGCTGCAaaagtgtcttgcacatagtacaTAGTTTATAAATATGTGTTGGATACGTCACAATGATTAAGATCATATGATATAATGGATGAATTGGGAGTGAAGTGTgagtagtattcttttttttttttaagtgaggcaattggggttaagtgacttgcccagggtcacacagctagtaagtgttaaatggctgaggccggatttgaactcaggtactcctgactccagggccagtgctctatccactgcgccacctagctgcctgtgagtAGTATTCTTGAACCACGGCCTTTTGAGGGCAATTTCAAGAGAACTGGTTGGTATAATTTCTTAGATTTAAATCTTAAATAAACTCACTTGGAGGTCCTTTGGCAATATGGTGTTCTTTCTGAGGGAGTTGATCCGAAGCCTTTCATCAGCAAATTCAAAGgccatcttcctcctctttaCATCACGCAGCATTCTCCAGTCCACATAGTAACTTCGGATCTGTCCTACACCTGAAAAAGGAACCATCTAATGATggtcaaagaaaaaggcaaaaagaaaataaaaccaatgcattGTTCCTTGTCTTCATAATCCCCCATCCCTTTGACAGCATTTGTGCAACATGACTTAATGTTtctaattcaatatttattaagtgtttgctctgaagaaggcactgtactaaatgcaaACAGCTTCTGCCCTCCAGAGGCTTACATTCAACTAAGGGAACGTGATATGCACTCAAGTCGATTTGTAATCTCCTCAAGTCTGGGATTTCCTCCAATTCATCCATTCCTGCCCTATACTATGTAATTTTGTCAATGTTCCCCCAAAAGTCCCCCACAAGTCCACCCAACATGCCAGAAGCCTGACTCAATTTCTCTCAATATCACAGGTACCAGTGGAGCACGCTAGTTGACCACTTGTTTGTCGTCCCCTAGTCTTGCCATGTGAACAACCCATGTTCTCCTCCTGTCATCTAATTTCCTTGaagtcattcattcaataaatatttttaagcagTTGCTacatgccaagcacagtgctaggtagtgagaatacaaagaaaaaccaccattaccaccaccaccaccaaatccTGGCCTTCAAGAAATTTACTTCCCACTGAAGGAAACTAACATACATAGAGGCAAGTaaatacaagaaaactgaggaagaaaagaatattataaCTGAGGGGAGTGATGCAGTCAGTCTTAAGTATACTaatttagcagctgtgtggaagatagaatggaaaagggagagactgaaataggaaatcaattaggaagctattgaaacAGTCCAGGGGACAGGGCTCGAGGACCTGGATGAGGACAGCTACCATCAGAAGTGAAAGGGatggatttgagagatgttgtgtGTGATATTCCCCAATAGTGCAAAGGTTCTGAACAGGGATTTATagctgagctgagtcttaaagaaaactaggaatgtgagattttaagaggtagagataggggacagctaggtggcgaagtggataaagcactggccctggattcaggaggacttgagttcaaatcaagcctcagacacttgacacttactagctgtatgaccctgggcaagtcacttaaccctcattgcccagcaaaaaaacaaaaaaacaaacaaaccccaccccccccccaaacccaaaaccaacaaagaggtagagataaggagggaatatGTTCCAGAATTGGAGGTACTGAGATGGGAGAATGTTGACTTTGGAGAATATCAAACAAGCCAGTTTGGCAAGAGCACAAAATATGTGAAGGGAAGTCATATGAAATATGTGTAAAGCTAAGTGAGAACCTGAAAAGGTAAATAAGAGAGCTCTAAAGGCTGAGTTGAGGAGTACACTTTATCTTGGAAGCAAATGGGATGGCCTGACATTTTTTGAACAGGGGAGTAATACAGTCAGTCTTAAGGGTACTaatttagcagctgtgtggaagatagaatggaaaagggaaagactgAATAGGAAATCAATTAGGAAATTACTGAAACAGTCCAGGGGAAAGGGGTCAAGGACCTCGATGAGGACAGCTACCATGAGAAGTGAAAGGGATGGATTTAAGAGATGTTATGTAGGTAAAATTAACGGGACTTGGCAGCCAAAAGGATCCAGGAGCAAGGGAGACAGAGGGAACAGTCAAGGATGATTCAGTTTCTGAATCCTACATACCTCCTATACAACGCTTTCTAGATCCCCATTAGTGCTCTTCCCCAAACTAAgtcatatataatatagatatttgTAAGTATATACTTAACCATGTTTATGCTTCCCTCCAATAAGCAGctcctttgttttttgtctttgtatccccaatacctagcactgtgtctatcacatagtaggcacttaataaatgcttgctgattaaatTATTTTCAGGGTCAGGAAATATTTGCAGAACGGGAAGGTTTAGAAGGAATTATTAATACAtgccactttaaggtttgcatagtgCTTCACATTATCTCAATAGATCCTCTCAAGGATGCTGTGAGATGGTTCCCTTATTatgtccactttacagatgaggaaactgaggaagagagcaGTTgtgtgactcacccagggtcaacCAACAAGGAAGCTTTTGAat is part of the Dromiciops gliroides isolate mDroGli1 chromosome 4, mDroGli1.pri, whole genome shotgun sequence genome and encodes:
- the MRPS14 gene encoding 28S ribosomal protein S14, mitochondrial isoform X2, whose amino-acid sequence is MVPFSGVGQIRSYYVDWRMLRDVKRRKMAFEFADERLRINSLRKNTILPKDLQEVADQEIAALPRDSCPVRIRNRCVMTSRPRGVKRRWRLSRIVFRHLADHGQLSGVLRAMW
- the MRPS14 gene encoding 28S ribosomal protein S14, mitochondrial isoform X1, giving the protein MAASIMASLLRSVRQMVPFSGVGQIRSYYVDWRMLRDVKRRKMAFEFADERLRINSLRKNTILPKDLQEVADQEIAALPRDSCPVRIRNRCVMTSRPRGVKRRWRLSRIVFRHLADHGQLSGVLRAMW